CGGCCCTGCCGTAAGGCCAGCACGCGGGTGCACAGCACGGGCAGCGAGTTCAGCTCGTGGGTCACCATGACCGTGGTCAGGCCCAGACGCGCGTGGATGTCGCGCACGCATTCCAGAATTTCGCGCTGGGCGCGCCAGTCCAGAGCCGAGGTGGGTTCGTCCAGCAGCAGCACGTCCGGCCGTTGCAACAGCGCGCGCGCAATGGCCGCGCGCTGGGCCTCGCCTCCGGAGCAGCGGCCGATGGGCCGGTCCTGCAAATGCGCAATGCCCACAAGGGTGAGCAGCTCCCTGGCGCGCGCGCGCACCTCCGGCCCAGGGCGGCGCAGCGGCCCAAGCTCCGCGTAGGCCCCCACCATCACGGACTCCAGCACGCTGATGGGCAGCCGGGGGTCCAGGGCGGACATCTGCGGCGCCAGGGCCACGCGGCCCCTGCCGCCCTTGCCGGAACCCGGCACCAGCGCTTGGCCGCCGCCGCACCCCAGCCTTCCTGCCAGCACGGCCAGAAGCGTGCTCTTTCCCGACCCGTTGGGTCCGATGACGCCCAGAAACTCCCCCCGCACAATCTCCAGCAGGGGCACGTCCAGCACCACGCGGCCCTGCCGCAGCACGCGGACATCGCGCAGCAGCGCAGCAGCGCCGCCAGTGTCCGGCATCTCCCGGCTCATCCGCGCGCCTTCATGGCCGCAAGCAGGCGGTCCAGGTTCATCTCCACCGCCCGCTCCCAGGTATCCGCACGCGGGTCCCCGCCAGGGAAGTTGGTCAGCACGGCGTGCCCGGCCCGCAAGTCATCGGCCAGGGCCTTGCCCGAGCCACCCGTGCTCTGCATGTTGTCCACCACCAGCACGGCCTTCCCGGCCTTGGCCTTGGACATCACCTCGGCCAGCTGTCTCGGGTTCATGCCTTCGAAGCGGCCATAGTCCGCCACCACCACGCAGCCCAGCCATTCAAGAAACGGCTTCTGCATGGCGTCGCAGATGACCCGCAGGCCGACGATGCCGCCCTGGGCCGCCCGCGCCTTGACCCTGGCCGCCAGGGCCGCGATGCGCGCCTGGCGCTCGCGGGCGCGCCGCTGCACGTCCTTGGCACCTGCGGCGTCGATCTCCGCGAGCATTGCGGCCAAGGCCGTGGTGGCCTGGGCTTGCCGTTCCGGCAGCATCCAGTTGCCCGGAGCATTGACGGGGCGGACCCGCGCGAAGGTCTCCGGCGCGCTGCGCCGCAAGGCCTGGAGCATGGGCATGTCGCGCTGCCAGTCGTGGATAAGCACGGCCCTCGCGCTGCCCGCGAAGCTCACGTCCGACGCGCGCAAATCCGCATGGCCCGGACAGGCCGAGCCGGGGATCAAGGTCCGGACGCTGACACGCCCCTGCCCCAGGTCGGCCACGATGTCCTCGATCAGCGTGGTGCCCGCCAGCACGCGCGGCAGCTCCGCCGCGCACGCGTGGCGCGTTCCGGCCAAAGCCAGGCACAGGGCGAGGGCCAGGAGCGCCAGCCGGAATGCCCGCGGCAGGGCGGTCGCCTCAAAGCTTGCGCGCGCGGGCTTCATAATAGTTCTCCAGGCTCGTCACCTCCGGAGCCGGGAGCCCGGCCTGCAGGAACAGCTCACGCATGGCTTCGTCGGAAGGCAGGTGGTCGTCGGCCACGGCGGGATGCGTGCCGTGATGCGCGGCCAGCTGCGCGCGGCCGAGCAAATGCGCGATGACGACCGGCCCTCCAGGCCGGGCCACGCGGGCCATTTCGCGCAGGGCCAGAATCTTGTCCGTGAAATGCGGGAAGGCCGCGAAGCAGACCACGGCATCGAAGCTGGCGGAATCAAAGGGCATGTCCAGGGCCGAGGCGCAGACCACAGTGGCGCGGCCGTCCACGCATTTGCGCCGGGCCACCTCCACCATCACGGGCGAGGCGTCGAAGGCGGTGACGCGCCCCTTGGGCCCGATGGCCCGCAGCAAGTACGGAATAAGCGTGCCCGGCCCGGTGCCCATGTCCAGCACGTGGCCGCCCTCGGGCAGGCCAAAGGCCTCCACCATGGGCCAAAGCCTCTGGCGCACGGGGTCGGGGTAGCATTTGTCCTCCCAGCCTTCGGCCCGTTCGTCGAAAAACCGCGCGCGCGTTGCTTCCTTGTCCATTCCAGCGTGACTGGCGTCCATGGTTCCTCCTGCAAAATGCTGAAGGCGAAGGCCCGCGCCGGGGCCTCCGCCAGTGGGTATGCGTGTCGGCAAGCGTCCTGCCGACAGGGGTTAGAAGGTCAGGTTCATGCCCACCGTGGCCCCGATGCCCGGCATGGGATAGTCGGGCCGGGTGCAGTAGTTGCTGTCCGTAAGGTTGTCGCCCGCGATGAACAGCTCGCCGCTTTTCGCGCCCAGGGCCTTGGCGTCGAACAGCCAGGCAAGCTTGGCGTTGAGCAGAAAGTACTGCACCACCTTCAGGCTGTTGGTCGGGGACAGGCTGGCCCGCGTGGTGGTCAGCGCGTACATGGAATCCACGTACTGAGCGTCCACTGACAGCTTGAAATCTTTGAGGAACATCCAATTTCCGCCCGCCGAGGCCGTCCAGTCCGGGGCGTAGGGCAGGTTCTGGGGCGAGTGGGAAAGCCAGGTGAACCCGGTGTACAGCGAAAGCGTGCTGGTGGGCGCCCA
This genomic stretch from Humidesulfovibrio mexicanus harbors:
- a CDS encoding class I SAM-dependent methyltransferase; amino-acid sequence: MDASHAGMDKEATRARFFDERAEGWEDKCYPDPVRQRLWPMVEAFGLPEGGHVLDMGTGPGTLIPYLLRAIGPKGRVTAFDASPVMVEVARRKCVDGRATVVCASALDMPFDSASFDAVVCFAAFPHFTDKILALREMARVARPGGPVVIAHLLGRAQLAAHHGTHPAVADDHLPSDEAMRELFLQAGLPAPEVTSLENYYEARARKL
- a CDS encoding metal ABC transporter ATP-binding protein encodes the protein MSREMPDTGGAAALLRDVRVLRQGRVVLDVPLLEIVRGEFLGVIGPNGSGKSTLLAVLAGRLGCGGGQALVPGSGKGGRGRVALAPQMSALDPRLPISVLESVMVGAYAELGPLRRPGPEVRARARELLTLVGIAHLQDRPIGRCSGGEAQRAAIARALLQRPDVLLLDEPTSALDWRAQREILECVRDIHARLGLTTVMVTHELNSLPVLCTRVLALRQGRPQWLGPAAQALEPERLAAIFDVPFTVLSHQDRPVVLF
- a CDS encoding metal ABC transporter solute-binding protein, Zn/Mn family, producing the protein MKPARASFEATALPRAFRLALLALALCLALAGTRHACAAELPRVLAGTTLIEDIVADLGQGRVSVRTLIPGSACPGHADLRASDVSFAGSARAVLIHDWQRDMPMLQALRRSAPETFARVRPVNAPGNWMLPERQAQATTALAAMLAEIDAAGAKDVQRRARERQARIAALAARVKARAAQGGIVGLRVICDAMQKPFLEWLGCVVVADYGRFEGMNPRQLAEVMSKAKAGKAVLVVDNMQSTGGSGKALADDLRAGHAVLTNFPGGDPRADTWERAVEMNLDRLLAAMKARG